The nucleotide sequence AGGAATTTTTGCCTGGCATGCTGAATCCCAAGTATACATTCGATACGTTTGTAATTGGATCCGGCAACCGCTTTGCCCATGCTGCATCACTGGCCGTAGCGGAAGCGCCTGCAAAAGCATACAATCCGTTGTTTATTTACGGGGGAGTAGGACTTGGCAAGACACATTTAATGCATGCAATCGGACATTATGTCCTTGAACACAACCCGAATGCCAAAGTGGTTTATTTGTCTTCGGAAAAATTTACGAACGAATTCATCAACTCCATCCGTGACAACCAAACCGTGGATTTCCGCAACAAATACCGCAGTGTCGACATTCTTTTGATTGATGATATTCAATTTTTGGCTGGGAAAGAGCAGACGCAGGAAGAATTTTTCCATACGTTTAATACGCTCCACGAAGAGTCGAAGCAAATTATCATCTCAAGTGACCGGCCGCCAAAAGAAATTCCAACACTGGAAGACCGCTTGCGATCCCGCTTTGAATGGGGATTGATCACTGATATCACACCGCCGGATCTGGAAACCCGGATTGCCATTTTGCGCAAAAAAGCGAAAGCGGACGGCCTTGATATCCCGAATGATGTGATGACGTATATCGCCAACTCCATTGATTCGAATATCCGTGAACTTGAAGGGGCTTTGATCCGCGTAGTTGCTTATTCCTCTTTGATCAACCGCGATATGAGCGCCGAACTTGCAGCAGAAGCGCTAAAAGACATCATGCCGAATTCAAAACCGAAAGTGATTACGATTTTGGATATCCAGCATGCTGTTGGAGACCAATTCAACGTGAAATTAGAAGATTTCAAAACAAAACGCCGTACAAAAGACATTGCATATCCGCGCCAGGTGGCCATGTATCTGTCCAGAGAAATGACGGATTTTTCTTTGCCGAAAATCGGTGAAGAATTCGGTGGGCGTGACCATACAACGGTCATCCATGCGCATGAAAAAATTTCAAAAATGCTGAAAGACAATCAGCAGCTTCAGCAAGATGTCAAAGACATTCGAAGCGCACTCGGCAAACAATGACCTTGTGGATAACCGCATAATTTACGAAGCAGTTTGTGCACAGCTTATCTACATGTGGATAAGCTGCTTTTGTTCAGAAAAACAGGGTTATCCACATATTCACAGCCCCTACTACTATTACTGTTTTAAATTCTTTAAATAAAATATATATATAAGCGAGGTTCGAGAATGAAATTCGAGATAAAACGTGAACGATTAGTCGAAGGTTTAAATGATGTAATGAAAGCAGTAAGTTCAAAAACAACGATTCCGATTTTGACAGGAATTAAAATGGACGTTTCTTCAGAAGGAATGAGATTAACAGGAAGCGATTCAGATATCACAATCCAGACGTTCATCCCGGCAGAAGAAGATGGAGAAGAAATCATCGGCGTATCTCAAGGCGGAAGCATTGTTCTTCAAGCAAAAGTATTCGGAGAAATTATCCGTAAGTTGCCGACCAATGAAGTGGAAATCGAAATTACTGGAAACTTCCAAACGCATATTCGTTCTGGAAAATCTGAATTCCACTTGATCGGCTTGGACGCATTGGATTATCCACAGCTTCCAGACATCCAGGATGACCGCTTGTTCACCATTCCGGCAGATCTGTTAAAAACGATCAACCGCGAAACCGTATTTGCAGTTTCAAGTTCTGAAACACGTCCGGTATTGACTGGCGTACATTGGGAAGTAAAAGATGGGGAATTGGTGTGTGTTGCGACAGACAGCCACCGTTTGGCACGCCGCAAAACAAAATTGGAGACTTTGCCGGAAG is from Planococcus liqunii and encodes:
- the dnaA gene encoding chromosomal replication initiator protein DnaA, with the translated sequence MEHLDELWSSVLAQVETKISKPSFETWLKSTKLLSYQNDTVTISAPNSFARDWLENHYVHLITGILSDSTGDDLLIKFVVPKDQDMDDFQLPAPRVKPGQNEHQEFLPGMLNPKYTFDTFVIGSGNRFAHAASLAVAEAPAKAYNPLFIYGGVGLGKTHLMHAIGHYVLEHNPNAKVVYLSSEKFTNEFINSIRDNQTVDFRNKYRSVDILLIDDIQFLAGKEQTQEEFFHTFNTLHEESKQIIISSDRPPKEIPTLEDRLRSRFEWGLITDITPPDLETRIAILRKKAKADGLDIPNDVMTYIANSIDSNIRELEGALIRVVAYSSLINRDMSAELAAEALKDIMPNSKPKVITILDIQHAVGDQFNVKLEDFKTKRRTKDIAYPRQVAMYLSREMTDFSLPKIGEEFGGRDHTTVIHAHEKISKMLKDNQQLQQDVKDIRSALGKQ
- the dnaN gene encoding DNA polymerase III subunit beta; this translates as MKFEIKRERLVEGLNDVMKAVSSKTTIPILTGIKMDVSSEGMRLTGSDSDITIQTFIPAEEDGEEIIGVSQGGSIVLQAKVFGEIIRKLPTNEVEIEITGNFQTHIRSGKSEFHLIGLDALDYPQLPDIQDDRLFTIPADLLKTINRETVFAVSSSETRPVLTGVHWEVKDGELVCVATDSHRLARRKTKLETLPEGEYSVVIPGKSLTELNKILDDTSDPVEIVMTNQQVLFKSKHILFFSRLLEGNYPDTSRLIPSEYKTEVTVNGRSLLQAIDRASLLAREERNNVVRFSTNSGNEVEVSSNSPEVGKVEEQLQAQSIEGEELKISFSAKFMMDALKAIDGQDVLIQFTGAMRPFILKSALDDSILQLILPVRTY